TACCAGTGAGCATGTGTTTGTTCATGTATTATCTCGGTTCAAACAATAGTTTGTAATTACAGTGAAGTGGCAACAGTTGGCCTTGGTCTAAGCAGCTATCACAAGCTGCCCATCTAGACTACATCTAGACTGAACTCCCAGCTTGAGGGTGTTGATGTGGTAAGTGATCCACTGACCCATTCTGTGATGTTGCAGTGAATTTCACATCCTGATTTGGGGGAACAGCAGCAGCTTGGCGTCAGTGGGGCATCATAATCACACGCAAGAAGGGCTCAAAAGCCCTGGTTACCCCCACCAGGTGACTGTCTGTTGAAGAGGTTTAGTTTAATCGAGGTGGACGAACATAGGCAATGGACCAGTAAGGGGCGAAGAGTGAGGGAGAATTGCACTGGGTCAAAAGAGGATCAGAATAGGTCAGCAGGGGGTCAAAGGGATGTCCTTGAGTCTCTCTTTTACTGCACATTTTCCATCATCTTGAGGAATTCTGAAAAAGAGTGACAAATCCATTATGAAAATTATCATTTAAATCACGGTGATGTAATTCATGGTCAATAACAGGCCTAACATTCATTATGAATGTTCATTATctaacttcaagcaccagctgtcagagcagctcacagatcattgcacctgtacatagcccatctgtaaatagcccatccaactacctcatccccatactgtatttatttatttattttgctcctttgcaccccagtatctctacttgcacattcatcttctgcacatctatcattccagtgtttaattgctatatcttAATTaccttgccactatggcctattttattgccttacctcccttatcttacctcatttgcacacactgtatatacactttttttctactgtattattgactgtatgttttgtttattccatgtgtaactctgtgctgttatatgtgtcgaactactttgctttatcttggccaggtagcagttgtaaatgagaacttgttctcaactagcctacctggtaaaataaaggtggaataaaaatgtaaaaataaaatgaGAATGCTGGTCAATATGTAGGCTAATTGTCCAATCAGCATCACCATTATTATTATGAAAGGCGTCGTAGCTTTGTCATACCATCAAAGTCCAGCATGCCATCAGCGTTCTTGTCTCCATCCTTCAGCAGCTCATCAATCTCCTCCTCTGAGATTTGCTCGCCCGTGCTGCGGATGATGATGGCGAACTCTTCTCTGTCGATGTAGCCGTCGGCATTCCTGCGTAAGCAACACATATTGGAGGGAGTTTAACAACCTGTTGACATATGAACGTAAACTGTAAAACGTAACCCCTTCACCCTAAAACCGGTGACATACTTGTCGAACACACGGAAACATTCCGCCAACTCTTCCTCAGACTTTCCGGCCTGGTCCTCCTTTAAAAGCCTCACCATCATGACCAAGAACTCCTCGAAGTCGATGGTGCCGCTGCCTGAGGTGAAGGGTCCGATCGATTATGCATCAAGCTCGAAAATAACAGGTAAGTACAACAATATGAAGAGGTATGTATCATGCTCAGGTCACCTGAGCATAACATGGGCATACGTTACCCAAAAGTAGCCTAATTACGCGCCACACTTCACACGTGCCATTTAAACTATATAGCTTACATACATTAATGTAGGTTAATATATAGTATATTTTCGATTCAGCCGTTGCTCACCATCCTCATCGACCTCCTCAATGATTTCATCCAACTCCTGTCTTGTCGGGTTCTGGCCCAACATCCTCATGACCTGACCCAACTCCTTGGTACTGATATCACCGCCACCGTCGGTGTCGAACATGTCGAAGGCAGCCTTGAATTCTGGAATGATGATACGTATCGGGACACTAATTATTGTATTCATTAGACCTGACATATTTAAGTTATTAATTAACGGCAACATGGTTTTGCAATGGACCTACTCACCGTTAAGCATTTCCTCGCTCAAGAATGAGCGGGCCTCCTGTTGTGCATCAGTCTAGAGGAAAAACAGCGCCGCATTTGTCAGGTCATAGCAATTTCTCAAATGGTCACTTATATCTATATTTTTGGGGGGCAACAGTGATGTTATCAGATGAGTGTATTTTTGTCGTATTGACATTCACAAAGGTATCCCCACAAAAGGGTTAGCCTTAGCCTATAGGCATACTGACAAATTTGCCATGCTATTTAAGGCTCaacacattacccccccccccccccctgtataTGGCCATACGGATATACATTCCCGACGGAATTTGTCGCCTTAACACAATCCGCACCCGGACAGCCTTGCTCCCGGACCTTTTAGGTTGTGTGACAGTCTGATACTCAGTATCTACTCAATAAGCACCCATAAACCCATAGCCTATCTAACCTGCGCCTGCTGAACATGCATAACTTTCCTAAAGTCATGCTCCAGAAATACTACTATAAATACTTAATATTATTTGGTTAATTAAGCAATTTAGTGATTTTTATTCATCAAGATGAGATCCAGATAATCATGGTCTAAGGAAATTACTACTGTTTTAGTCGTTTTATACCTTACCCTTTATGAAATAGTGAACATGACTGCAAGAGACAATACATTGTCAAAATGATGGTCAAAAAAATTATTTCCAAATTAGGCAAATTAATCATCTTAATTGCCCATCCAAATGTAACTTGTAAATGTAACCCTATAcaaactcgctgtttattatgcTT
The window above is part of the Salmo salar chromosome ssa15, Ssal_v3.1, whole genome shotgun sequence genome. Proteins encoded here:
- the LOC106572105 gene encoding troponin C, skeletal muscle; its protein translation is MTDAQQEARSFLSEEMLNEFKAAFDMFDTDGGGDISTKELGQVMRMLGQNPTRQELDEIIEEVDEDGSGTIDFEEFLVMMVRLLKEDQAGKSEEELAECFRVFDKNADGYIDREEFAIIIRSTGEQISEEEIDELLKDGDKNADGMLDFDEFLKMMENVQ